A section of the Centroberyx gerrardi isolate f3 chromosome 8, fCenGer3.hap1.cur.20231027, whole genome shotgun sequence genome encodes:
- the c8h5orf34 gene encoding uncharacterized protein C5orf34 homolog, whose protein sequence is MMAANASVSLMIMYEDESVDVRYGDGSQLQLSPCGCEFLLLKAPDPSGHPLQTTHTVRQRSRFTISTYKEMMEAALVFRNKYATRPYLPEELIPAVLKKPFISIDSDVEWPESSPCDAELGPGGETIVRSAEGRAALTLSSSGEDFSVEFTCSLSQAVNQQHRTHGLSREPDGWPVSQQHQRGKDETKEVQGRGTRKNEPLRSRSCSPLPKPEDLYQSTTVVQHHSCSGVAPMWRYPLSLARHHCTARLSKPPGDIAAEGRRVSSQADGRINMTAGRREERSSRLPEALPLTCSSPHQHRWKFKDPLTQGEEQSDQNLPEELVKVMWCQGVIYRILGGAISVIEVSPGDGSVIRSNGVLNSYFTHHKTELQSGQVKEVTYHLNSLPPDVPGQLYSVGSIVSRASRILTCYNQAKHSLKLPATPSCLQQDRHFSEPVVFEENLPNLAPIDHIIVTQTVHSGSDLVAAELEKIKRFNFLLENSNVPRSAKVSSELGCSSAEEETHSEPVTESCIADALQRTSKAIQDIDALISATTLT, encoded by the exons ATGATGGCAGCCAACGCCAGTGTCAGTTTGATGATCATGTATGAGGATGAGTCGGTGGATGTTCGCTACGGAGACGGATCCCAGTTACAACTGTCGCCGTGCGGCTGTGAGTTCTTGCTGTTGAAAGCCCCGGACCCCTCAGGACATCCTctgcagaccacacacacagtccgACAGAGGTCAAGGTTCACCATCAGCACCTACAAG GAGATGATGGAAGCTGCGTTGGTATTCAGGAATAAGTATGCCACTCGGCCATACCTGCCAGAGGAACTCATCCCTGCTGTCCTCAAAAAG CCTTTCATCAGTATCGACTCAGATGTGGAGTGGCCCGAGTCGTCTCCCTGCGACGCCGAGCTCGGACCCGGCGGTGAGACCATCGTCAGGTCAGCGGAGGGACGGGCCGCCCTGACGCTGTCGTCCTCAGGGGAAGACTTCTCAGTCGAGTTCACCTGCAGCCTCAGTCAGGCTGTCAATCAGCAGCACAGGACGCACGGCCTTAGCAGAGAGCCTGATGGCtggccagtcagtcagcagcacCAGAGAGGCAAAGATGAGACCAAAGAGGTTCAGGGTAGAGGAACCAGAAAGAACGAGCCGCTCAGATCGCGGTCTTGTTCTCCTCTGCCCAAG CCAGAGGATCTGTACCAGTCGACCACAGTGGTCCAGCATCACTCCTGCTCCGGGGTCGCCCCCATGTGGcgctaccctctctctctggcccgCCACCACTGCACCGCTCGCCTCTCCAAGCCTCCTGGAGATATTGCAGCAGAGGGAAGAAGAGTTTCCAGCCAGGCAGACGGGAGGATAAACATGACAGCTGGACGCAGAGAGGAAAGAAGCTCTCGTCTGCCTGAGGCGCTGCCTCTCACGTGTTCCTCGCCTCATCAGCACAG GTGGAAGTTTAAAGACCCCCTGACCCAAGGCGAGGAACAATCAGACCAAAACCTTCCAGAAGAGCTGGTCAAAGTGATGTGGTGCCAAGGAGTCATCTACAG GATCCTCGGTGGAGCTATCTCAGTCATAGAGGTTTCCCCAGGAGATGGATCAGTCATCCGGTCAAACGGTGTCCTTAACAGTTATTTCACCCACCACAAAACTGAGCTCCAGTCAGGGCAG GTGAAAGAGGTAACATACCACCTGAACAGCCTTCCACCTGATGTCCCTGGGCAGCTCTACTCTGTGGGCTCTATTGTGAGTCGTGCAAGCAG GATCCTCACTTGCTACAACCAGGCCAAGCACTCGTTAAAGCTCCCTGCCACACCCAGCTGCTTGCAACAG GACAGACATTTTTCTGAGCCAGTGGTATTTGAAGAAAACCTACCCAACCTTGCGCCTATAGATCACATTATAGTCACACAGACGGTACACAGTGG GTCAGACCTCGTAGCTGCAGAACTGGAGAAGATAAAACGATTCAACT TTCTGCTGGAGAACAGTAATGTCCCGAGAAGTGCTAAAGTTTCTTCAGAACTGGGATGTAGTTCTGCAGAAGAGGAGACTCATAGTGAACCAGTGACTGAGAGCTGCATCGCTGACGCCCTGCAGAGAACATCTAAAGCCATACAGGACATTGATGCTCTCATATCGGCAACCACACTCACTTGA